From one Leptospira licerasiae serovar Varillal str. VAR 010 genomic stretch:
- the rpmF gene encoding 50S ribosomal protein L32: protein MAVPKRRKSKSKVRMKRAHHAIGKPNLVPCPNCNSFRPPHRICPVCGFYKDRVVVEPKVRKTSEEN, encoded by the coding sequence ATGGCAGTTCCTAAGAGACGAAAATCTAAATCAAAAGTGAGAATGAAACGGGCCCATCATGCGATCGGCAAACCGAATCTAGTCCCTTGCCCGAACTGTAATTCCTTCAGACCTCCTCATAGAATCTGCCCTGTTTGCGGTTTTTATAAAGACCGTGTAGTGGTGGAACCGAAAGTCAGGAAGACTAGCGAAGAGAACTAA